The sequence below is a genomic window from Aureispira sp. CCB-E.
CCTGTTCTTCTGTGGTATTAGTCAAATATTGTGTACTCCATCTCCCTTTACTTCTGTATATTTTAACAAACATAACTCTATGAAAATCAACTTACAAGATTTAGAAGGTCGTTGGTATATCAATCAAAGTAATTTCCCAATGTGGCTAAAAGGAAACAAAGCCAACCCGACATTCAATTATACCCTCCAAGAAAAAAAGGGACAAAAAGGATTATTAGATATTGTACAATATCAACAAAATGGCAAGACAAAGTCCATTAAAGGTTATGATACAGTACTAGATGCCAATAATCGAAAATTCATGTGGCGCGGCAAAGGGCTGCTGGCTATGTTAACTAGTAAATGGGAAATTTTACACCTTGCACCAGATCAAAGTTGGGCAATTATATATTTTCAAAAAACATTATTCACTCCCAACGGTTATGATGTTATTTCTAGACAAAAAAAACTGTCTTTAGCACAGGAACAAGCTATTGATACTCAACTAAAACAGTTGAATATATCAACTAACTTAGTTACGATTCAACAATCGTTATTAAGCGAAAAACATCAATAATTAATCTGCAAATCTTGAGCAAATAATTGATTCAATTCATAAATACAAGCATCGCTCAATTTATTTAGTTTTTGATTCAATTCTTGTTGCTGCTGAACGACTTTGAGAAAATTATCCTTAGTCCCTTCTTCGTAAACATCATTCAATGTTTCCCAAAGCTTCTTAATTTCAGCTAGAACTTTTTGTCTACTAGGCTCCTCGACACTTTGCTCTAAAATTGCCAACAACTTTTTAAACCGAACTCGACTAGCTTCTAAACGCTTTATAGACAATGCAATATCCCAATTTAATGCTTTCATCATAAAATAAAGTGCGCTCCGTTGACTTTCTATTTTTAAGTGACTAAGCTGTTCTATTTGAAAAATCATGTCTTCTGACATGGGAGAATTTCCGTTGTTTTGGGGTAAGATCTTTTGGTAAGCAGGAACCGTTTCAGCATGACGTTTGATCATTACATTGGCTTGGTCACAGGCTGCCATCACCACCAAACCTTGTTCCAAAGTTTTGAATGTTTGCACCTCATTCATTGTCTCAAAATTGACCAATAGGTTCTTATAGTTTTTCCACATAGTCTGAACAACCTCTACAGCATCCTGAATTTCAAGTGTTGGTGCTGCCAGCAGCATACCTTCCAAGTTGTGTTCAAAATCATTGGTTTGATCTAAGATTTGTTGCTGATAAACGTACTTGATATCTTTGTGATTACTAGTAACATAAGTAGTGGACATTTGCTGTACTAATACGCATTGTTTTGCCCCTTGATGAATCATATGACTCAAAGAAAGATTGGCACTAAGCACACCATAACTATCCATTACTTTTTGGATATTCTCTTCAATAGCTGTTCCTTGTTCTAAGATTCGATGCAAAGCTTCTACATCATTTTCTTTAACCGAAAACTGCTTTATAATAGAAAGCCATTGGGTTCTAATTAACTGCAATGTTTCTTGAATAGAAGCCGAAGTAGTCGTTGCTTTTTCGAGAATGTATAAAATACGCACAAATGATTTTTGAAAAGTTGCTAATTCTGTAGCGCAATCTAATGTTTCATCGGTATGACCATTTGCCATATAATACGTTAAAATTTGCTGCATCAAAATCTTTTGATGTTGCACCTGATTGATGTATTGATTAATAGTAATCCAGTTATTGTCGTCTTGAATTGTATATTCATATTCTTGATAAGCAGAATGAAGCATTTTAGAGGCTTTTAGCAATTCCTTAGCTTTGTTCAACAACGCCGTAATCGAGGACTTTTTGATGGACCAATCAGCAATACTTTTGAACTCTTTCCAGACAACACGAACCGCTTGGATGTGTTCTTTTACCCGCTCGTTTGGTATAAATAAACTCAACTGATACAATTGTTCTTCATATTTGGCAACTGTCGCTGCTCTGTCTTTGTACAGCTTTGGGTTTCTAATATCGTAACATAAAGTCAAATAGATTTTGGCAATCTTCTGCGATAAAATTTGTTGTTCTACAGTAATTTCTAACGCTTCTTTGATGGACGGTCCTTTACTATTGGCATAAAGAAACGAGGGCAAAAGAAATATACAAATAGCAATGAAGTGTGTAAATTGTTGCATGACTAGATAGTTGTAGAAAGATAAATGAGGATTAGAACTGTTACAAAATTACGTCTTTTGTTTAGCCACATCAAGCCTTTTTTAATGGGTCTATATATGTAAATTATATGTAAAGAATATCACCTCTATATCCAAAGCAAAAACTATTGACAATCAACAACTCTCAAAGAACAAAAACAAGATTCATCTAATTATATTTAATAATTTTTTAAACTATAACACCAATCTCAAAAAAGAACACTCTATAGACAAAGCCCATAGAGTGTTTTTTCTTTCTTTTATTACGTTTATTTATCTAGTATAAGATTCTATGCTCCTACTAATGTTTGATAATTTTCTTAGCATAGGTTTGATCACCAACTCGCAACTTTATAAAATACATTCCTGCATTGTACTGTTTCAAATCTAATTCAAGTCGCTCCGCAATACTATTCCCTAAGCTTATTTGTTCTAGCAACTGCCCTGTTATTGTATATAGTTCTAATTGAACATCTTGAGATTCTTTTAAGGCAAAATCAATAGACACCATTCCCTCTGTTGGATTAGGATATACATTCAACTCGTTTAGGGAATTCACATTTGTTTGACCATTGATAACAAGAGGTAAACAAAAATAGTGGACAGCGCTATCTCCAAAATTTCCACTGGGAGCAGTCATTTTCACAAGTTCATTGCCAACAGCATCCGCAATCCAATAATCTCCTGAACGACCACAGAAACTACTGGTACCATCCAAGCCATCTCCATAATTATCATATATTGTATAACGATAACAACCATCTGCTAGGCAAAATTGCTCTTTGAAAGTATCCAAACTTGAAAAGTTGTTGCTATAAGGACCGCCGCTATACAAAACGATCCCACTTGCCGAATCGCTAATAGACCAACTTGTTTCGCTCCCAAAACAGTCAAAAGCCAATGAATATGCTACCGATTGACCTCCCAAAGTTATAAAGAAAGGCACACTACGAGCATCGTTAACCACATTAGAATCCAATGCACCATTAGGTGTTATCGTTTTGGCATTAAATATATGTGCTCCAGCACTTGCCGTTACCGTTGGCAAAACAACCGTTGCCATGCTATTAGGAAGCAGAGTTCCTGTCCAAGAATAAGTAGGATAAGCTACGCCGTCTACATCATAGATAATGTCTACAGTGGTAATCGTATCGCTGCCATAGTTTCGAATGGAAATTTCAGGAATAAAAGAATCAACATTACAATAGTTCTCTTCTATACCACTAATTTGAGCCACACCAGCATCCAAAGCAATACCTGGACCATTAGGATTGTACCCTGAGTGTGTCAATACATTGGTATTTCCTGGATCTAACCAATCCTTCAAACGCTCAGAAGCACTAGCACCATTCCAAGAAACATCCAAACGACCATAATTATCCTCTAATCCATTGTCATTCGTTCCGTTACAAGCAGCACCTCCACCATACAACTGCCCAATAATCAATTGATTTTGATTAAACAAAGGAGACCCTGAAGAACCTGGCTCTGTCACTCCCTGTTCCCAGTCTGCTACTTCCCATACGGCAGCACCACTCCAATTCAGTGCAGTAACAGGGTCTTCTTCTCGACAAATTTTCTTTACATCACCACGAGGATGGTGAATTCCTGTTACTTCTGTAGCAGGCGTTGTACTTCTGTCCCAACCTGCATAGTAGATATTTCCTGTTGGGGCGCTATTTAATTCCATTAATGCAAAATCAGAACCACTATTGTTTGCTCGTAAAACGGCACCATTCACCTCATTGTATGGTCCTCCAGGGTCTTGACTATTGCCATTTTGAGCACAAACAGGTACAGGACTATCCCAATTAAAGCGAAAAACCCATGCTCCTAAACCTGAGGTACCACAGTGATTAGCCGTCAAAAAATAAGGTGTTCCATCATTAGAAGTATTGTTAATTAAAGCACCTGTACAGTTGCCACTTCCTCCTACAATAATAATGGCAACTGAATTGATCTGATCTTGCCATCCCAAACCCAATGGACAAGCAACATCTATATTACATGCCCCTCCGTCATTAAGACCTTTAATTGCCTTTTCCATCGGATAACCTTTAAGCGAACGATATCCATGCACAACCATACTTATATTCAAAGCACCAGTTCCTTGGACAGCTTTCGGTTCGTAGTATTCTACTACAATATTATCACCTTTAACCAACGTAGTTCCTAGCATTCTATCGGCATTGTTGTTTTGGCTAGTATAAGCGCCTTGTACCTCTTTTGTTTTCGGATTATATAAATAAACCGTTGCTCCTGCCGGTAATTGATAATCATCAAATACCAAGTTCATTGTTAAAGCTCCTCTTGACTCAAACTCGATTTGCCAAATTCGATCCCCGTTTTCCAAGGTAGTCCATGTTCCACTATTATTAAGACCATAATTGACCGTATGCTCATATCCAAATTGCCAAGGCTTCATACCTGTAGCATCATTTAATGCATCTACTTTTTTTTGTTTTTCTAAATCAAATTTTGGCATTAAATAGTAATCAATTGCTGGTCTAGATTTTTTTAAACTCCAACTATGAGGTTGTCCCTCATTGGTCATTTGTGCCTTAGTTTGAATCGCTAATAAACAACCTATCAGAATAAAAATAAAAGTTCTGCTCATAATACACTTTGTTGGTAAAAATTTCGAAAATAAAGTGGGGACAAAACAAAAATAAGATTTTATTAACAAAAGAATGTCTTTTATTTGCCAAAACACAAAACAGGAAGTTGATAAAAAAAGGACTCTAGCCAACAACAAAACACCATTTGCTCCTATCTTTCAGGCGCTTATTTTACTTTTAATTACTATAATTTTAGTACTGCACTGTTACGATGTAGTCGTAGATTATTCCATGAGCAGTTTCTTTATGCCCTCTTCTATCACTTAGTACGCTCCTAAATATGGTATAAAAAACACCCTACAAGCCTAAAAGCTCATAGAGTGTAACTAACATCCACTACTTTTTGACAAAAAATAAAGTATCTTAATTCTTAACAATTTTTTTGACAAGTGTTTGGTCTCCAACCCGCAGTTTCACAAAATACATCCCCATACTATACATATTTAAATCAAATTCAAACTGCTCTGATGTACTATCTTGAGCAATTACTTGCTCTAGCAATTGCCCTGTTGCCGTATACAGTTCTAGCCTAATATTTTCAGATTCTTTTAATCCTAAATTAACATAAACAATTCCATCAGTTGGATTTGGAAATACTTTAAACTCATTCAAATTAAAAATAGACATCTGATTACTAACAACATATGGCAAGCAAAAATAATGAACTGCGCTATCTCCAAAATTTCCATTTGCCGCTGTCATACGAGCTAACTCATTGCCATTTTCATCCCTTATCGTATAATCTCCTGAACGACCACAAAAACCTGTTCCATCCATACCATCTCCGTGTTTATCGTAGATAGTATAACGATAGCAACCATTTGTCAAACAAAATCGCTCTTGAGCAGTATCTATTGTTGAAAAATTATCAAGATAGAAAGCCGTATCTCTACTATACAAAACTTGACCAGTTGCAGAATCTGTTAGTGACCACGAAGTTTCGCTAGCAAAACAGTCCAAAATTAACTCCAAATCTACTTGTTGCCCTCCCCTTGTAATAGAAAAAGACATACTACGAGCATCATCAACTGTGTTAGAATCAACCATGCCATTGGGCATAACAGTAACCGCAGTAAATGTATGCATTCCATCCGTCGAGGTTATCGTTGGCAAAAAAGCTCTTACAATACCATTAGGAGCTAAAGTTCCTATCCACGAATAATTAGGATAGGGAATTCCATCCACATCATAAACAATCTCTAGAGTAGTAATGGTATCACTCCCGTAATTATGAATTAAAATTTCAGGGATAAAAGAATCTACGCCACAATAAAGTGCTTCAATTCCATTAATCTGAACAACTCCAGCATCTACAGCCAATACTGGAGCATTTGGGTCGTAACCAGATTGTTGTACCAGCCCTATATTTCCTGGGTCTAACCAATCTTTCAGACGATCCGCAGGACTTGTACCATTCCAAGAAACATCAAAACGACCGTAAGCATCTGCATCGGCATTACCACTTGTACCAACACAGGCTGATGCCCCCCCCAATAACTGCCCAACAATTAATTTATTCTGATTGAATAAAGGGGATCCTGAAGAACCTGATTCTGTTACTCCTTGATCCCACCCCTCTACATTCCATAATGACTTCCCTGCATTTACAAATACAGCAGCATCATTATCTCGACTAATTTTCTTTACATCGCCAGAAGGATGATGGATTCCAGTTACTTGAGTTGCAGGAGTTGTACTTCTATTCCAACCCGCATAATAAACATTTCCTGTTGGGGTGTTATTCAACTCCAACAACAAAACATCAGAATCACTTTTCTTTGCACGCAATACAGCACCATTTATTTCATTATATGGCGCACCAGGGTCTTGGCTATTACCTACTTGTGCACAAACGGGTACAGGGCTTTCCCAATTAAAACGAAAAACCCATGCGCCAAAACCTGCAGCTCCACAATGTTCTGCCGTTAAGAAATAAGGTGTTCCATCATTAGAAGTGTTGTT
It includes:
- a CDS encoding lipocalin family protein, encoding MKINLQDLEGRWYINQSNFPMWLKGNKANPTFNYTLQEKKGQKGLLDIVQYQQNGKTKSIKGYDTVLDANNRKFMWRGKGLLAMLTSKWEILHLAPDQSWAIIYFQKTLFTPNGYDVISRQKKLSLAQEQAIDTQLKQLNISTNLVTIQQSLLSEKHQ
- a CDS encoding T9SS type A sorting domain-containing protein; its protein translation is MSRTFIFILIGCLLAIQTKAQMTNEGQPHSWSLKKSRPAIDYYLMPKFDLEKQKKVDALNDATGMKPWQFGYEHTVNYGLNNSGTWTTLENGDRIWQIEFESRGALTMNLVFDDYQLPAGATVYLYNPKTKEVQGAYTSQNNNADRMLGTTLVKGDNIVVEYYEPKAVQGTGALNISMVVHGYRSLKGYPMEKAIKGLNDGGACNIDVACPLGLGWQDQINSVAIIIVGGSGNCTGALINNTSNDGTPYFLTANHCGTSGLGAWVFRFNWDSPVPVCAQNGNSQDPGGPYNEVNGAVLRANNSGSDFALMELNSAPTGNIYYAGWDRSTTPATEVTGIHHPRGDVKKICREEDPVTALNWSGAAVWEVADWEQGVTEPGSSGSPLFNQNQLIIGQLYGGGAACNGTNDNGLEDNYGRLDVSWNGASASERLKDWLDPGNTNVLTHSGYNPNGPGIALDAGVAQISGIEENYCNVDSFIPEISIRNYGSDTITTVDIIYDVDGVAYPTYSWTGTLLPNSMATVVLPTVTASAGAHIFNAKTITPNGALDSNVVNDARSVPFFITLGGQSVAYSLAFDCFGSETSWSISDSASGIVLYSGGPYSNNFSSLDTFKEQFCLADGCYRYTIYDNYGDGLDGTSSFCGRSGDYWIADAVGNELVKMTAPSGNFGDSAVHYFCLPLVINGQTNVNSLNELNVYPNPTEGMVSIDFALKESQDVQLELYTITGQLLEQISLGNSIAERLELDLKQYNAGMYFIKLRVGDQTYAKKIIKH
- a CDS encoding T9SS type A sorting domain-containing protein gives rise to the protein MKRIFISILFSCLFVHQTTAQMTNEGAPRSWSLKKNQSRIDYYLMPKFNLEKQKKIDALNAASKTKPWQFGYEYTVNYGLNNSGTWTTLANGDRIWQIEIESKNALTMNFVFDDYHLPKGATVYLYNPKTKEVQGAYTHANNSADRMLGTTLIQGDNVVIEYYEPKVVQGLGALNISMVVHGYRQLGAYPSSKLTKGLNDAGDCHIDVNCPLGSGWQDQINSVALIIEGGNALCSGALINNTSNDGTPYFLTAEHCGAAGFGAWVFRFNWESPVPVCAQVGNSQDPGAPYNEINGAVLRAKKSDSDVLLLELNNTPTGNVYYAGWNRSTTPATQVTGIHHPSGDVKKISRDNDAAVFVNAGKSLWNVEGWDQGVTESGSSGSPLFNQNKLIVGQLLGGASACVGTSGNADADAYGRFDVSWNGTSPADRLKDWLDPGNIGLVQQSGYDPNAPVLAVDAGVVQINGIEALYCGVDSFIPEILIHNYGSDTITTLEIVYDVDGIPYPNYSWIGTLAPNGIVRAFLPTITSTDGMHTFTAVTVMPNGMVDSNTVDDARSMSFSITRGGQQVDLELILDCFASETSWSLTDSATGQVLYSRDTAFYLDNFSTIDTAQERFCLTNGCYRYTIYDKHGDGMDGTGFCGRSGDYTIRDENGNELARMTAANGNFGDSAVHYFCLPYVVSNQMSIFNLNEFKVFPNPTDGIVYVNLGLKESENIRLELYTATGQLLEQVIAQDSTSEQFEFDLNMYSMGMYFVKLRVGDQTLVKKIVKN